The genome window GTTTTGATCGTCAGTTATCCCTCTTGCAGGGCTTTTACCTCAACATTGCTGTGCCTCAGGCGGTTGGCTATTGTAAGAGCGAGCCGCTCAAAAAACAGCCCGGCAACAGCGGAGTCCGACTTAGATATGCTATCGAAATCGGAGCGGGACAGAATGTAGAGATCAACCGCGCCATCCGCAAATGCATCAGCGGAGCGCACCCCTTCATCCAGGAAGGACATATCACCAAAGAAATTACCCTGGGCAAAGGAAACCAGAGTATGGTAAGTACCACCTGAAAGCGGGATGGCAATCTTAACGGCACCTCTGGCAATAAAGAAAATCTCATCACTTTTATCCCCCGTTGCGAAGATTTTTTCATGGTCCGCAAAGCTCTTTCGTTTCATTACGGACTCAATGGTTTTAAGCGCATGGGGAGGAAAATCATAGAAAAGCTCAATTTCATCAATTGAGAGTGACCGGGATTCAGTGTCTGCTTCGGTGTAATATTCCTTCAGCAGGGCATCTTCGGTGAATTCAAGTGCATCATCCTGAGAGTCAAAAAATTTCAGATTATCCGCCTCCGCGAGCCCGAGATCTCTGAGATAGTCTCTGATGTTCTGACCGGTGGGGAGACTTAGGGGAACAGAGGCGAATATCAGGGTGCCTCCGTTGTTCTTTAACCGGGCGAGGATCTGTTTGAGCATATTAACCGCAGTGAAATCAATTGAGACCACGCGTTTCATATCCAGAATCAAAAATTTATTGCGGCTGATTGAAGACTCAAGCTCATTAAGAAGCTGATCGGTGGTTCCGAAGAAAAGCTGTCCCTGAAGTTCAATAATAAGGGTCTTGTTTCCGTGTTCGGAAAGGACGTCCATCTCCTCCTGAAGGCGGATTTTCTTGGAAAACTTTTTATCGCCGGTCATCTTTCTGCGGATAACAGAGCTTCTGATCTGTTCGCGGAGGAAGAGTATGATTGCAAAAGCAATACCCACACCTGCAGCGGTGATAAGACTGGTGCCGACAGCTGCGACAATCACTGCGAGAATAACCAGAAAATCAATAATGGTAAGTTTTGACTTCAGTAAGGAGAAGCTTTTTTTGTCAATCATTCTGATGCCGACAACGATGAGAATACCGGCCAAAGCTGATGTCGGAATCCAGGCAACCAGATTACCAAATAACAACAGCACCAGCAGAGCTGTAACTCCGACAAACATTCCTGAGTACTGTGTTCTGGCACCACTGTTCAGATTTACCAGTGTGGCACCCATAGTTCCGGCACCGGGAATTCCGCAGACAAGCGCAGAGCCAAGATTACCAAGGCCCTGTCCAATAAGCTCTTTATTCGAATTATGCCTTGAATAGGTCAGAGCATCAAGCACAACGCAGGTTTTAAGCGTGTCAATGGACATAAGAATTGAGAGCGTTAGAAAGGGGATAATCAGATGCGAGATCTGAGAAAAATCAATGGATAAGAAGTGGGCAAAATTGGTAGTTACAGTACCGGTTAAATCGGTAATTGAAGCAGAAATTGCACCAATGATAAATTTATTTCCCTCAAGAGAGAACAATGCATTATCAAAGAAGGCAAGTGCAAAATACGCAGCCACTCCCGATGTGAGGGCAATAATGGAGGCAGGAACTTTAGTTGTTATTTTAGGAGCTGCCACCATCATGATGATGGTTACGCTTCCGATGACTATTGACTGCCACTGCCAGAGCTCAAAACTCACCAGAGCTGCCCAGAAGGTGATCTTTTCGGTAATACCAAGCATTTTGGGCAGTTGTGCTGAAAAGATAAGAACACCCACACCGCTCAGGTAACCGGCCACCACGGGGTACGGTATATACTTAATAATCTTACCTCCGCCAAGATACCCGACAAGAATCTGGAATCCTGCTGAAAGCAAGGCTACAAGGGTTACATAGGCGGGAATAACTTCTTTTGGCACCGAACCGGATGCAAGCATCTCGGCGACAAAGACCGAGAGAACCGCAGCGGCTGGGGCGCAGGGGGCAGTCACCAGTTTTTTAGTGCCGCCGGTAAGGGGTGAAATGAGCCCGAGCATTATCGTACCGATGATGCCCCCAAGGGCTGCCTGGCCGGAAAACTCCTTGCCAAGCGAGGCGAAAATTATAAGACCAAATGCAATTGCGGAGGGGAGTGCGACCAGCATGGATGCTGAACCTCCCATAATATCTCCAACCCAGTTTGAAGTTTCCGGCTTATTAGCCGGCCGGGCAGGGGAATCTGAACCTCCTGTTACTCCTGAACTCTTCGACATGGCAAACACCTCATTTTCGACAGCTCAAATTTAGATGATTATTTAAGCAAAGTAAAGAAATAATATGCTCATTTTATAAAGGAAGTCAGGCGGTGACGAGAATCCGCCGTCCGGGACTCCCCGGGGTTCGGCGGGCTATATATACGGCTTTTTACCGCTGTTACGTTTGTATATATACGGGAAGGAAGCAGAATACCAATAAAACAACACCCGGGGCAGAGGGGACGATAAATCTCAGGATTTTATTATCTTGTCCCTTTAAGAAAGGAAAAACTTTTGTACATACTCCCGGTCGGGAATTATTATAAGGAGATACTCAGAATCGCCTGGCCTGCCATAGCAGGGCTCTCTACGCAGATACTGGTTTCTCTGGTTGATGCTGCCATGGTCGGGCGGCTTCCTGATCCGGAATATACGCTTGCGGCTATGGGAATCGGTGTGCTGGCAACCTGGGCAATTGTCAGTTTCTTTTCAAGTCTTGCAACAGGAACTCACATACTGATAGCACGCCGCCATGGTGAGCGGGATCCGCAGGCGATGAATGATGTGCTGATGCACTCAATTACTGCCGGAGTGATAGCGGGTACCATACTGACTCTTCTGATAATGCTTTTTTCCGATGACATCGGACAGTTTTTCGCGAAGGACTATATCGTAGGGGAATACACATCTGAATTCATCTTTTACCGGTTTCTCGGGCTGCCCTTTTTCCTGATTACTGTTGCTTTCAGAGGGTTTTATTTCGGGGTGGGAAAAACTAAAATCTTCATGATTTCGGCGGTTATTGTAAATCTGCTGAATATCCTTTTTAACTATCTTTTCATTTTTGGGAATTTTGGTTTCCCTGAAATGGGAGTTGCCGGCGCCGGACTGGGGTCATCACTGGCTACCTTATGTGATGCGATTTTTTATCTGATTGTAAGTTACGGAACCGATATCAGAAAGAAATTTCATCTGACTTTTCACTTTAAACTCGACCGAGAGACTTTACGGCTGCTGCTTTCACTTTCACTGCCCGTTTCACTGCAGAATATGTTTATTCTGCTTGGTTTTCTTATTTTTATCTCAATCACGGGGCTCATCGGCACAATTGAGCAGGCAGCCACACAGGCAGTTATCAGCGCTTTGTTTCTCTCATTTATGCCCTGCTATGGGTTTGGCATTGCGGTGCAGACCCTGGTGGGGAACCATATCGGGCTGGGGAAAAATGAGCTCGCGCGGCTTTACGGGTTTGAGGCTGCCAAAATTGCTACTTATTATACCCTTTTTCTGAGTGCGATCTTTTATTTTTTTCCTGAATGGATTCTTTATATCATAACTGAGGATGAAGCTATCATAAGGACTGCAATTCCCGCATTGCAGATAGCCGGGGCGGCTCAGATTTTTTATGCAACAGGGCTCGTGCTTGCAAACGGACTTCAGGCAATTGGAAGGTCATCCTATGTAATGTATGCTGAAGCATTTTCCAATCTTTTTATTTTTGTCCCCTCAGCTTATTATCTGGGGATTGCCTCAGGGTATGGTCTTGAGGGGGCGTGGATAGGTCTTCCGCTTTATATCCTCTCTTATTCCATCATGATATATTACAAGTTCAGATTTGAAAATTGGTCACTTTTGAGAAAATTCTGACCTTCAGATTTCCCATTCCTGCTCTAAAAAACCGCTTTTAATCCCCAAATACAGCATATTTACGTTGCCGCCGTCACATCAGGAGGATTGGCACTCAATTTGTATCTCCTTTATTTTGTAACTTTACCGTTTGACAATTTAACAGGTTCAGCAGATGAAAATTGGTATTCCAAAGGAAATCAGATTTGAAGAGAAGCGTGTTTCACTTGCACCGGCCGGTGTAGATTCATTAATCCGCTCAGGACATCAGGTTTTTATTGAGAAAGGCGCCGGGGACGGAAGCCATTTCAGTGATGATGACTATACCAATCTTGGGGCAGTGCTTGTCTACGGACCTGAGGAAGTATATCAGCGTTCGGACATGGTTGTGAAAATACACCGGGTCACCGAAAAAGAAGCTGAGCTGATGAAGGAAAATCAGGTGCTGTTTTCATTTCTGCATCTTGCCGTGGGGGAGAAAAAAATTATTAACACCTTCCTCGAGAAAAAAATTACTGCTATCGGCTATGAACTTGTGGAAAACAAAGCCGGCCTTCCGGTGCTTTACTCAATGAGTGAAATTGCCGGAAAACTTGCCATTCAGGTAGCTGAAAATCTGCTTGAGAGTACTAATCCGAACGGCAGGGGAATACTTATCGGGGGAATTACCGGTGTTGCCCCGGCTGCGGTTGTAATACTGGGTGCCGGTGTAGTAGGCACAAATGCTGCTAAATCAGCACTTGGCAGAGGTGCATCGGTGATCGTACTTGATACTGATATTGAACGGCTTAAAAATATTGATACAACATTTGATAAGAAGATTACCACCGTGGTAGCTAACCCCTACACCATAAGCCGGGGGGTCAAATTCGCTGATGTTCTGGTGGGTGCTGTTCTTAAAAAAGGGGAGAAAACTCCGCATCTGGTAACTGAAGAGATGGTGAAGCAGATGAAAAAAGGTGCGGTTATTGTTGATGTGGCAATAGATCAGGGGGGAGTAATAGAAACCTCCCGCCCGACCACGCTTTCCAACCCGACCTACCTGCTGCATGATGTGACCCATTACTGCGTGCCTAATATGCCGGCGATGGTTGCAAGGACGGCAAGCTACGGTCTGACCAATGCTTCCATGCCGTATATACATTCCATCGCGGAGAAGGGGCTCAACCACTCACTGATGGATGATCCGGGGCTGATAGCTGGTGCGTGCACCTATAACGGCTACTGTTCAAACGAAATTGTAGCGGATATATTTAATCTTGAGTACAGAAGGATTCACCTGTTCTCGCATAACTGAGAGTAACACGATGGTACAGACAAAAGAACATATGCAAAAAACCAATTATGCCTCGAATTATCAGGCAAGTTATAAAAGTAAATTAGTAAGTGCCGAAGAGGCAATGTCAGTCGTTAAATCGGGTGATAAAATAGCGGTACACTCAAACTGCGCGGTTCCCATGCGCCTGATTGACGCGCTGATGCTCAGAAAAGATGAACTCTTTGATGTTGAGATGATTCATGTGCTCAGTGTTGGGAAACTTCCGTATCTGCACAAGGATATGGAAGGGCACTTCAGGCATAAATCCTATTTCATGGGAGCAGAAGTGCGCAAAGCGGTTGCTGAAGGGGATGCAGACTACGCGCCGATATTTCTTTTTGAATATCCTCTTCTTTTTGCGCGGGGTATCATTAAACCGGATATCGCCCTGATTCAGGTGTCGCCTCCGGATGAACACGGCTTCTGCAGTTATGGAGTGGAAGTGGGCATCACCAAAACATCGGCTGAAAAATCATCCATGGTGATCGCGCAGGTAAATCCGAATATGCCGAGAACCCTTGGCGATAGTTTTATTCACATCAGCAAGATTACATATATTGTTGAGTGTGATGATCCGATTGCAGAACTGCCTCAGGGAGAGCGCGACCTGACCGAAGAGCAGCAGAATATATACTCGAAGATAGGAGAGTATATAGCGAACCTGATTGAAGACGGTTCGACACTGCAAATGGGAATAGGCGTTATACCTGACTCAGTGCTGCAGTTCCTTACCACCAAGAAGGATCTTGGCATTCACTCGGAAATGTTCTCTGACGGTATTATTGAGCTTGTTGAAAAGGGCATCCTTAATAACAGCAGAAAGAAAATCCATCCCGGTAAAATAATCGCGGGATTTGTCCTGGGCACAAGGCGCCTCTATGATTTTATTGATAATAATCCGCTCATCGAGTTCCACCGCCAGGAATATGTGAACGATCCTTTCGTGATTGCACAGAACACAAAAATGGTCGCGATAAATTCAGCAATTGAAGTTGATATTACGGGGCAGGTTTGTTCTGATTCCATCGGGACGAAGCTTTTCAGCGGATTCGGCGGTCAGGTTGATTTTATCCGCGGTGCCGCTCGTTCTGAAGGAGGAAGACCGATTATTGCACTCCCTTCAACCACCAAGGACGGAAAAATCTCGCGCATAGTGCCGTCACTTAAACCGGGGGCCGGCGTGGTTACCTCCCGTGCGGATGTTCATCATGTGGTTACTGAATATGGCGAGGTTGATCTTTTCGGTAAATCCATCAGTGAGAGAGTAAAAGCGCTGATTTCTATTGCGCATCCTGAATTCCGGGATGAACTGGCAGCGTACGCAAAACAGCATAAGTATATCTGAAACCGGACGCTCAGATGAAAGCGATAATCGGGGACGTCCACGGCTGTTATCATACACTGATTGAACTGTATAATACGATAGTTACGAAATATCCCCGCATTGATATATACTGTGTCGGGGATCTGGTGGACAGGGGGTATTATTCAGCGGAAACGGTGCAGTTTGTGATTGACCAGAAAATAAAATGTGTTCTGGGGAATCATGACTGCATGTATTACTATTACTTTTCTGATCCGGCCCATCCGGTTTCGCAGTTGTGGGATATTAACGGCAACTCAGCAACGCTGCAGTCTTATATGAAGCACACAGAGATGCTGGATGCCCACATTGCCTATATCGGGCAGCTTCCTCTGTTTTATGACTCCCCTGACTGTCTGATCTCTCATGCAGGTATTTCCCTAAAAGCAGGTAAGGAACTTGGGCTGAGCAGGGAATATGACATCAATAAGATAGAAAAGTATTTTTTCGACCGGCTCAGTGAAACAGACGGAATGCTCTGGAACAGGGGAAAGCTGTTTAATATCGGCAAAATTCAGGTGGTGGGGCATACGCACCGTCTGGAGGTTGTCTATCACGAGCAGACCAGGGGGCTTTATATTGACACCGGTGTCTATGCCATGAATAAACTGAGTGCGGTGATTATCGAGGACGGTGAGTTTACAGATGCGATATCCGTACCGACTATTCCGATAGATGTGAGCAAATCCTGAAGGGAGAGCGGCTCCCTGGCCGGACATCCTGCCTGAGACCGGAATGCTCAAAAATCAGGTAAAAATTGATACAGGGGATATTTACTGAGTTTGTTTTTGGGTGTTTTTCTTATATTTCGGCTCTGAAAAAATATCCGGTTCACTATCGTTTAATTGCTACAAGTTATTTACTTTCAATAGGTTCAAGAATAAAAAACGCGGTTAAGGCAGCAGGAAAGTTATCAACTGTGTTCCTGCCGGGTATTATATCAGTGCTCTCAATTCTTGTTATGGGGGCTCACCCTGCCGGTGAAAGCCAGGTGAATTCACGCCTCTGGTTTGGTGCAATTTTTTCCATGCAGACCGGCGGGCTTTCAGAGGATGGATCCCGGCCGGAATTCAACCGGAATGAAACCGGTGATCATCAGGATGCTGTTACCCTTTACGAGAATCACATCCCGGGCAGCAGTTTCCTTGCTGATTCAACCATTACCCCTGATACATTTAAAGAACCTGTTCAGGAAGAGCAGCAGGATTCCCTTTTCTCCGATTCCACAGAAACCCTACTTGCTGCTGACACGGTGAAAGTTGATTCCATGGCTCTGGATTCAACTGCCAGAATAGCCCACTTCCGCTACAAACGAAGTGAACAGCCCTATATTTCAATTTACACGCCAAAACCCTCAAAGTTTTTTACCGAAAGCACCTCCCAGAAAAAGCGAACTGTTACCATAGACTCAACCGGTAAGTATGTTGAGATTAAAGAATTCATTGGTACTCAGCAGACCAGAATGACACTACGCGTTCCGATAGAAGAATATATTGAACTCCGCCTTAAAAGCAGGGAACGTGAACTTTGGGATGCACTGGCCTATAAATATGAACTGAAGGATAACAAAAAAGACTTAGCCGGGCTGATAAAAGATTTTACCGATTTTGAAATTCCTCTTCCTTCCGTTGGTGTGTTGAGTATATTCGGCGCGCCAAAAATAAGTTTGCGAATCGGAGGTGCGGTTGATATACATGGCGCATGGAGAAATGAAACCACCGAAGGGGTTACTGCCTCACGCCTCGGCAATACCCGAAACGAGCCCGATTTCAAGCAGCAGGTTCAGATAAACGTTAACGGCACCATTGGTGACAAACTTCAGATTAACGCTGACTGGAATACTGAAAGAACATTTGAATATGAAAATCAGTTAAAACTGAAATATACCGGCTATGAAGATGAGATAGTTCAGAGCATCGAAGCAGGTAACGTATCATTGCAGACCTCATCCTTAGTAGGCGGCAGTGAAGCGCTCTTTGGTGTGAAGGCAAATTTCAAAATGGGTCCTCTTACGCTTACGGCACTTGCCTCGCAGAAAAAAGGTGAAGTGAAGGAAAAGGCACTTTCAGGGGGTACTTCTTCGCAGGAATTTACCATCCGCGCGCATGAGTATTCACGTGCCCACTATTTTGTGGATTCAGTTTATGCGGATACCTCAGCGGACCTTAACCTCTTTAATAAATACTATGCAAATCCGATTCCGCTTATTGACAGCAGATATCAGATTAAGGATATTGAAGTCTGGAAATCAGTCGGGCAGGCGCTTCGCGACCCTTCCGAACGAAATGTGATTGCGTATATAAACCTGCCCCCCCTTGCAGGCGGACAAATATATAACGACAGCTTCCGTGATGTGGAGGAGGTCAACGGCAGAATTATAAAGGGCAGATTCATTAAACTTGTTGAGGGGAAAGATTATACCGTACAGAAAGCAGCGGGATTTGTATCATTCAAAGCAACTCCCAATGAAACGGATATTCTCGCGGTATCATATTCCATTGACGGTGATCTGGAAGGTCCTTCAGATGACCAGTATTTCGGTGAGTTTCTTACCGATGCTACGGCTGATACATCCAAGCGTCTTGTGCTTAAACTTATCAAACCGCAGAATCTGCAGCCCTCAAACACTACCGCATGGAAACTCCTCCTGAAGAATATATATCCGCTCGGAGTGAGAAATATCAAGAAAGAGGGATTCGAGCTTGATATTAAATACGAAATTGACGGACAGGATCCGGTATCGCTTCTCGGGAATACACGAATTATGAACGCATTCGGGCTTGATCTTATTGACCAAAGCAGCAATCCCGGTGCTGACGGACTATTTGACTTCCTGGTGAATAAGACCGTGATGCCTGAAACAGGTGAAATTATCTTTCCTGTGCTGCAGCCGTTCGGCAGAAATATCCCTCAGAGCCTCCCCAATGCGGACTCTTTGCGGTATCTTGACGTGTATGATACTACCCAGACCATAGCAAAGTATAATAAACTGAAAGATAAGTTTATCATCACGGGTAAAGTTTCAGGTGAGGCAAGTTCAAACTATCCGCTCGGCTTTAACGTAGTAGAAAATTCCGTACGCGTCACGCTTGACGGAAGGGAACTAACCCCTGGTGTGGACTACGTAGTTGACTATAACATCGGTAATCTTACTATTCGCAACAGCGCTGCTCTGGTACCGGGTGCAAATCTCAGGATAACGTATGAGGAAAACGATCTTTTCCAGATAGCGTCAAAAACACTTTTTGGTATGAGGGGTATTGTGGATGTAAGCCAGAAAACAAAATTTGGTTTCTCCGCACTTACGTTATCTGAGCAGACTCTGAGTGATAAAGTGCGGATAGGTGAGGAGCCGCTCAGTAACTCTATATACGGACTGGATTTCTCAACGGAGTTTGACCTTCCGTTCCTGACTTCTCTGCTGGATAATGTAATCTCAACAAGAACTCCCTCCACCATGTCTTTCCGGGGTGAGTTTGCTTATATGAGTCCTGATCCTAATACTAAGAAGAGCACCATAGCTTCTGACGGCGGAAAGAGTATTGCTTATATAGATGATTTTGAAGGCGCAAAAAGAATTATTCCCGTTGGTATAAGCTATACGGTGTGGCGTGATCTGAGTGTGCCAAAGCTCTATTCTGATGTTGAAACCAAGCTTATTCTTGAAAGAATGAACTACAAGGGCAAAGCTTGGTGGTTTAACTTCCTGCCGTCAAATGTGGTGGTAAATCAGATATGGCCTGACCGTAAAGTAGCCCGCGGTGATGAAGCGGTTACGGTTCTGGATTATGTCTTTGTGCCTGATACGCCGGGAACGTACAATTATAACCCGAATTTTCTTGATAAGAGGAAGTCATGGGGCGGTATGATGAAACTGCTCTCAACCACGGCAAACAATCTTGTTGATGAGAATATCGAATTTATAGAGTTCTGGATGCAGATTCGCGAGGCACCTGCTGACGGGAAAATATATATAGATCTCGGAAAAATATCAGAAGACGTTATTCCGAATAATCAGCTTAACACAGAAGATATTAATCAGAACGATCTTATTGATCAGGGGGAAGATACCGGTATTGACCGCT of Ignavibacteriales bacterium contains these proteins:
- a CDS encoding SLC26A/SulP transporter family protein — protein: MSKSSGVTGGSDSPARPANKPETSNWVGDIMGGSASMLVALPSAIAFGLIIFASLGKEFSGQAALGGIIGTIMLGLISPLTGGTKKLVTAPCAPAAAVLSVFVAEMLASGSVPKEVIPAYVTLVALLSAGFQILVGYLGGGKIIKYIPYPVVAGYLSGVGVLIFSAQLPKMLGITEKITFWAALVSFELWQWQSIVIGSVTIIMMVAAPKITTKVPASIIALTSGVAAYFALAFFDNALFSLEGNKFIIGAISASITDLTGTVTTNFAHFLSIDFSQISHLIIPFLTLSILMSIDTLKTCVVLDALTYSRHNSNKELIGQGLGNLGSALVCGIPGAGTMGATLVNLNSGARTQYSGMFVGVTALLVLLLFGNLVAWIPTSALAGILIVVGIRMIDKKSFSLLKSKLTIIDFLVILAVIVAAVGTSLITAAGVGIAFAIILFLREQIRSSVIRRKMTGDKKFSKKIRLQEEMDVLSEHGNKTLIIELQGQLFFGTTDQLLNELESSISRNKFLILDMKRVVSIDFTAVNMLKQILARLKNNGGTLIFASVPLSLPTGQNIRDYLRDLGLAEADNLKFFDSQDDALEFTEDALLKEYYTEADTESRSLSIDEIELFYDFPPHALKTIESVMKRKSFADHEKIFATGDKSDEIFFIARGAVKIAIPLSGGTYHTLVSFAQGNFFGDMSFLDEGVRSADAFADGAVDLYILSRSDFDSISKSDSAVAGLFFERLALTIANRLRHSNVEVKALQEG
- a CDS encoding MATE family efflux transporter, with translation MYILPVGNYYKEILRIAWPAIAGLSTQILVSLVDAAMVGRLPDPEYTLAAMGIGVLATWAIVSFFSSLATGTHILIARRHGERDPQAMNDVLMHSITAGVIAGTILTLLIMLFSDDIGQFFAKDYIVGEYTSEFIFYRFLGLPFFLITVAFRGFYFGVGKTKIFMISAVIVNLLNILFNYLFIFGNFGFPEMGVAGAGLGSSLATLCDAIFYLIVSYGTDIRKKFHLTFHFKLDRETLRLLLSLSLPVSLQNMFILLGFLIFISITGLIGTIEQAATQAVISALFLSFMPCYGFGIAVQTLVGNHIGLGKNELARLYGFEAAKIATYYTLFLSAIFYFFPEWILYIITEDEAIIRTAIPALQIAGAAQIFYATGLVLANGLQAIGRSSYVMYAEAFSNLFIFVPSAYYLGIASGYGLEGAWIGLPLYILSYSIMIYYKFRFENWSLLRKF
- the ald gene encoding alanine dehydrogenase, whose protein sequence is MKIGIPKEIRFEEKRVSLAPAGVDSLIRSGHQVFIEKGAGDGSHFSDDDYTNLGAVLVYGPEEVYQRSDMVVKIHRVTEKEAELMKENQVLFSFLHLAVGEKKIINTFLEKKITAIGYELVENKAGLPVLYSMSEIAGKLAIQVAENLLESTNPNGRGILIGGITGVAPAAVVILGAGVVGTNAAKSALGRGASVIVLDTDIERLKNIDTTFDKKITTVVANPYTISRGVKFADVLVGAVLKKGEKTPHLVTEEMVKQMKKGAVIVDVAIDQGGVIETSRPTTLSNPTYLLHDVTHYCVPNMPAMVARTASYGLTNASMPYIHSIAEKGLNHSLMDDPGLIAGACTYNGYCSNEIVADIFNLEYRRIHLFSHN
- a CDS encoding acetyl-CoA hydrolase/transferase family protein, giving the protein MQKTNYASNYQASYKSKLVSAEEAMSVVKSGDKIAVHSNCAVPMRLIDALMLRKDELFDVEMIHVLSVGKLPYLHKDMEGHFRHKSYFMGAEVRKAVAEGDADYAPIFLFEYPLLFARGIIKPDIALIQVSPPDEHGFCSYGVEVGITKTSAEKSSMVIAQVNPNMPRTLGDSFIHISKITYIVECDDPIAELPQGERDLTEEQQNIYSKIGEYIANLIEDGSTLQMGIGVIPDSVLQFLTTKKDLGIHSEMFSDGIIELVEKGILNNSRKKIHPGKIIAGFVLGTRRLYDFIDNNPLIEFHRQEYVNDPFVIAQNTKMVAINSAIEVDITGQVCSDSIGTKLFSGFGGQVDFIRGAARSEGGRPIIALPSTTKDGKISRIVPSLKPGAGVVTSRADVHHVVTEYGEVDLFGKSISERVKALISIAHPEFRDELAAYAKQHKYI
- a CDS encoding serine/threonine protein phosphatase, giving the protein MKAIIGDVHGCYHTLIELYNTIVTKYPRIDIYCVGDLVDRGYYSAETVQFVIDQKIKCVLGNHDCMYYYYFSDPAHPVSQLWDINGNSATLQSYMKHTEMLDAHIAYIGQLPLFYDSPDCLISHAGISLKAGKELGLSREYDINKIEKYFFDRLSETDGMLWNRGKLFNIGKIQVVGHTHRLEVVYHEQTRGLYIDTGVYAMNKLSAVIIEDGEFTDAISVPTIPIDVSKS